TGAGGGGGTTTTCACTATATGGGGGAGAGGGCTTTTAGCGGCTGGTTGTTGTCTTCACGTTATGGGATGTTCCACCCATACGCTTGACGAGCGTGTCAATGCTTTTCGCATCTTCTGTACGCGCTGTACTCACATTGCTGGAGCGACTTGCTACACGAGCGATTTCTTGGATGTCATTCGGATTATCGGTGACATACACTTTGTAATAGCGTGGTGAAACCGATTCAGCGTTCATTCTTGCCTGTTTTTTCGCTGTGTGCGCATCTGCTCCTTGTGTATGCACGCCTACAAAAACTTCTTTGTCCGTTACCAAGACGGTAGAACGCTGTACACCAGGGCAGCTGGCAGTGACATTTCCAACAGCTTTTGCCAATGCTTCACGGTCTACATAAACGTTGGTGACACTGGCAGTTCTCATATGCTGACGGTCAGTCTGCGCATAGCCCATGCGTGGCATTCCAGTTTGCATGACACCTGCTCCACCGCGGTTTACACCATGCTGCTGATAAATGGAATGGTGTGTACCTGTACCTGTTGGTGCATTGTAAACACCCGCTGTGCCCATACCAGCTTTATGATCCGTAAAGGCATTGTACGGTCTCATTCCACTTGTGTAGGCGTTGTAGTTGTTTACATGTGGGTAAGTACCATTTGGATATGCACCATAGTTATTCCCGGCATTATTGGTTAGTCCCATGCCATTGCGGACGTGAAGTCCATCACGAGTGCCGTCGTAGTTGCGGACGTGAAGCCCGTCAAAACTAGTGGTGCCAGCACCAGTGTAGTTGCGAGTATGGTGGTACCCGTCGATGTTCGTCGAGCGCATGCCATCGTAGTTACGGACGTGCATTCCATCAAAGTTTCGAACGTGCGGAGCAGACTGGTACGACATCGTCTTGTTCGGATGCGTGTAGTTAGGCGCAGCATTGTTGTAACAACCAGTAGCTAAGAGCGCAATACCTGCAATTGCAGGATACAACCATGTCTTTTTCAATGGTAACACCCCCTACACGATAGAATGTCCAAAGGCACAGATCAGTTATCGTGGGAAATTTAGCTCATGTTGCGCGAAATATGATAAGATGGACATAGTATACATGCGTAAGGAGGAAGCGAGTTTGATTCGCACGCAAGCCGGTACTTATGAAGTCATGGAAGTAAATCGAGACGGCTGGAACCTTGAGGCGTTCAAGGAGCGCTATAGCGACATCCTCGACAAGTACGATTATATTGTAGGGGACTGGGGCTATGGTCAGCTTCGTCTTCGTGGGTTTTATACTGACGCTAATCGCAAAGTACCGTTCGAGCAGCGGATCGCCGCTTTGGATGAGTACCTGCATGAGTTCTGCAATTTTGGTTGTCCGTACTTCGTTTTGCGCAAGGTAAAAGCAAGCGTTGGCAACAGTAACGACCAAAGCGAGCAAGACGAAGCTGGCTTTGATGTCATCATTGATATTCGCCAGGACATTCCTCGTGAAGAGGGTGGCTCTTCGCCTTTTGTAGAACGAAAAGAACGCAGACGCTACCACCCGCGTCAAAATAAACAGGATCGCCAGAACAATGCTGGCGCGGATCGTAATGGAGCAGGGAGAAACGAACGCGGGGAGAAGCCAAAGTTTCAAAAGGATCGACCCGATAAAAACGGCAAGGATGCCAACTCACGAGAGCGCCGTCCCAATCAAATGAAACCCAATCGCGAACGCGATAAAGTCCCAACAGGACCAAATACACCAAAGCGTGATTCCTAAAAACGTAATGGAAGAAGAGAAGCGTAAAAAGAGCCCTGTATGTCAGGGCTCTTTTCGTTTTTCGATCTAAAAACCGCCGGGACCACCGAGTCCACCGAGTCCACCAAAACCACCGGGACCACCAAAACCACCGGGACCACCAAAACCACCGGGACCACCAAAACCACCGGGGCCACCAAAACCACCAGGACCACCAGGACCACCAAAACCACCGGGACCACCAAAACCACCGGGGCCACCAAAACCACCAGGACCACCAGGACCACCAAAACCACCGGGTCCCCAACCTGGCCAGCCCCATGTAGGCCAGTAGCCAGGCCAGCATGTATTGCATCCCCACCAAGGATATGGCTGCGGGACGACAACGACCTCAGGACCTCGTCTTCTACGGAAAAAGACGGGATGAGCCTGATCTTCTGGAATGTATCGATAATCCTGGTCTGCTTGGTAATAAGGTGGTTGGTCATATTGAGCGGGAACGAAGTGGTTTTGATTGTATTCGTTTTGATCATATTGAGTTTGATGATATTGATTTTGGTCGTATGAACTTTGGTCGTATGAACTTTGATCGTATGAGCTTTGGTCGAATGGATAAGATTGCATGATGCGATTCGCACTCCTCTCGTTATCTGTCTGTGCATCTGTGCAGTAGCAGTATACGAGGCATACGCCTGTAAGGAGCATTGTCCAGCAGGAATTGGGCGGGGACTACAAATAAAAAAAGGAAGAGCCCGTAATCGGTCTTCCTTTGGTAAATTAAATAGCTGCTTCCAAAAATGCTTTCAATTCTTCTGCTTCACTCTCGTTCAAGTTGAACGCGAATTCCAGATAGCCTTCTTCTTCCAGATCATCATGTCCAATAATAGCAGAACGTCCATTTTGAATGTTGATGACAATTGCCTTCCCATAAAAACGGCTGGTGGTCGTAATCGCGAGGTCAAATCGCGTAGCTTCCCCCGTGAAGCTGACAAAGCGCGTTCGAGTATCCTCCGCTTCGTCGTACAAGTAGAACAAATCATTTGCCATATGGGTGTCCCTCTACTTCCATAAAAGATTTGGTTTGTGTTCGGTATTGTGTACAGCGCGGACAAAGCGAATGGTTTTGGTTTGGGCACGCATGACGATCGAATGAGTTTCCACCATATCATCACCGAGATAGCGCACGCCTTGCAACAGCTCTCCATCAGAGACGCCTGTTGCAGCGAAAATGGCGTCGTCCCCTTTGACCAGATCGTTCAGCGTCAAGAGCTGCTCCGGATTGACGAGCCCCATTCTGATGCAGCGCTCGCGCTCGATATCGTTCTGCGGCTTGAGCTGGGCTTGCATGTCGCCACCCAGACACTTGATGGCTGCGGCACTGATCACGCCCTCTGGCGCACCACCGATTCCCAAGAACAGGTCAATCCCTGTATGCGGCAGACAAGCAGCAATCGCGGCACCTACATCACCATCTCCAAAAAGCTTCACTCGCGCACCCTTTTCACGAATGGCGTCAATAATCGCCTGGTGGCGGTCGCGTTCCTGAATAATGACCGTTACATCTTGCACGCGCTTGTTGTTTGCTTTTGCTACAACCTCTATCATTTTATCCACGGGATCATAAAGGTTGATTTGTCCGGCAGCACGTTTGCCGACGGCCATTTTCATCATGTACATGTCTGGTGCATGCAGCAGTGTTCCACGGTCCCCGATGGCGATAACAGACATGGCATTATTGTGTCCCTTGGCGACAATCGTCGTTCCTTCAAGCGGATCAACCGCCACATCTACCTCAGGCCCGCCAGCTTCAGGGTTACCGAGCTTTTCACCGATATAGAGCATGGGGGCCTCATCCAGTTCACCTTCTCCAATGACGACGGTACCCCTCATGTTGATCGTATCAAACATGGCGCGCATGGCGCTGGTCGCTGCTCCATCTGCTTCATTCTTTTTCCCGCGTCCCATCCAGTGAGAAGAGGCGAGTGCAGCCATTTCCGTTACCCGCACAATTTCCAGTGCCAATTCGCGTTCCACAGTGTGTTCCTCCCCTTATGCTTGCCGACAAAAATTCACCCCATCATTGTAACATAAAGTTATCACTGATTCGTCTTTTCAGCACCGAGAAAGTGGCGAGAACCTGAAAAGGAGAAGTGGAGTGTAGGGGATCTACATGAGCACCGGACTTTGAAAGGTGAACGCCACTTTCGATGTCGAATAATCCCCCGGTAAAACTACGTGATCAAAAGACGAACGTGATTCGTGACAGGCCGTACAAATTTGGTATACTGATGGATGAAAAGAGGTGAAACCCGGTGAGCAATTCCTATTTGCAGGAAGGGGAATTGGTGCTTCTCGTCCTGGTGCTAACATTTGTGTTTACCGTTTACTACTCAAAACGCAAATCAAAAAAGCGAAAGTAAGGAGAAATATATGTACGACGTGAATACAAAACGAATCGACCAAGTATTGGAACATATGTCTCGCATGCTTGATCTGCTGGACAAGCTCAGCGAACGAGGAGCCAAAGCGGTTTTGGCAGATGAAGTAGCTGTTGCAGCGATGGAGCGAGCCCTGCACTTGTCTATCGAAGGAATAGTGGATGTCGGAAACGCGCTGATCGACGGATTTATTATGCGAGATCCAGGAAGCTACAGCGACATCGTGGAAATTTTGCGGGATGAGCGAGTCATCACAGATGAACAGGCTTTGATCCTGACACGTGTAACTGATTTCCGCAAGCATCTGGTCAATGATTATACAAGTGTGCCAGTCAATGAGATGTACAGTCTGGTAGAAGAAGCGACCAGTACGATTCGTCAGTTTGAGCCACAGGTAAGAGCCTTCTTGAAAAAAGAACTGTTTTAAAAAAGTGTTTTCAATCCATCACTAACGTAGCGGATATTTTATACAAAAGACTTTCGTTTGTTTACTAAAACGTCTTCATCCACTACAATAGGGAGAAAGGACGGTGATACGTATGACAAACGAAGGAACGTCCACTCGTGATCAAATCCTGCACATGCTCAAGGTCAAAGGTTCACTCCCTGTCAGCGACATGGCCGTCGAGCTAGGGATTACTGAAATGGCGGTACGACGTCATTTGAACACCCTGGAGAGAGATAATTTGATCAAGTCTACGCTTGTTCGCCAAGCGATGGGACGCCCAACGAATGTTTATTCATTGTCGCAGGAAGCAGACGAACTGTTCCCGCGCAATTATTCTCATTTGACATTAGATTTTTTACAAGACATAAAGGAAATCGACGGTTTGTCCAAAATAGAAATGCTATTTAGACGCCGCGAGAATCGCTTGGAGGAGACTTATCGCTCCTACATGCAAGGTGACTTGGAAAATCGTGTAGCCAAGCTGGCCGAGCTGCAAAACGATAAAGGCTACATGGTGGAATGGGAAAAGGACGAAAATGGAGACGGCTATCGGATTCAGGAGTTCAATTGCCCAATCTCGCAAGTAGCTCGTGAATTCAACCAAGCGTGTAGCTGTGAGCTTTCCTTGTTCCGTCGGGTCTTGAATGCCAATGTCGAGCAAACCACGTGCATGGCAAAAGGTGGAGACAAATGCGTGTTTCACATCAAGGAAGCGAAATAAAATCGTCATAACGAAGGTCCACTCAAAGTCGGGTGGATTTTTTTCTTTTATTTACAGGATTCCCCTGATACGATTTCCTTATCGTTCTAATAGTGAACTAGACTGCTTCATGGAGAGTGAAATGGATGATGGTAGAGGTATTGCAACCGCTCTTATCTTTTTTGGAGCGAGATGTACATCGGCTAGAGGATATACATAAAGATTCCCGTGCCTTTCAGGACCCGTCTATAAAAGCGATGTTTCAACACGCTGTCTCGAATCCTGAGTCGATCAACGAAATTCTAGGTCAGCTCACTGCATTTCTTGACAGCGAAGCTGATACGTATAAAAAAGGGATGGCCTGCATTATGAGCGGAACGCTGGTCGAAAACGGCGGCGCCCCGAGCCTGATTGTCGATTCCGTTGTCCGGCAGCTGGAGCGGCATCTTATTTTGATAGAAGCGTATTTGGAGAATGAAGAGCTCTCAATGGAAGAGCATTTTTTATCAAGTCCAGATACGGTCAAAGCGCGAGTGACGTCTGACTTTGTGATTTTGGCGACGATGACCATGATTTGCCGAAACAAGCAAGCACGAAATCAGATGCGACAAAAGGAAGGGCTCGTCCGTTTGATCGAATCGCTCTATGAGCACGTCGACAACTTGGAATATGTACATGATGTTTTAAACAGTGTGGATGATCTGGAGGTTGTCGCCTTGCACCCGGAAACCTTGACTGGTGTAAGAGTGCGCCTGGAGACCGTGCAAAACAATTTCCATTTATTTACGTTGCTCCAGGATGTGATGCTGCGATCCTTCCATAGCATGGAACCCTTTGCCTCCATGCAGCGTAACGAAGTCGCCATCAAAGCAGCGTCTGGGATTGAATACCCCGAGACAAGTGGTGCTTCGGATGAGGCTTTATTCGGTTTCTTCAATATGTATGGTCTGGACGAAAATAGCAGCGAGCTTAAGCAAAATCAGCTAGAGGGCTGGGTGTTTGGAGAAATGATGCCCACGCATATTCCAAGAATAGATGGAAAAGTAATGATCTTGTTAGGGGAGAAAATTTTTGCGAGTCGCTCCTGGGATTTATCCTTTTGCATACCCGTTCACAGCGCACTATCACCTAAGACTGAGCTGCTGGAAGTATTGTCCCCCGAACAAACAAAAGCATGGCTGGACAGAATTGTGGCGATGAGAGGAAGAGCCGACTAGACAAAAAGCAGGAAGCGGTGGAAGGCCGTTTCCTGCTTTTTTGCGATAGGAAGGACGAAGGATTACACTAAGAGGAGAAAGCTTGTTCAATCGGCTTACGACAACAGATGGGAGATGGAACAACGTGAAACAATATAAAGGCTATTTGCTTGATCTGGATGGGACGATATATCGAGGAAAAGAAGCGATTCCGGGAGCAGCAGCATTCATCACCCACTTGAAAACTCATCAGATTCCGTATTTGTTCCTGACCAACAATTCTTCAGCCTCTGCACAGCACGTCGCAGAACGGCTGGTAGCAATGGGCATAGAAGCACAGGCTCGGGACGTATATACCACGAGCATGGCGACCACTACCTATTTACGAGAGCAGGCACCAGCGGGTACGCGCGTCTACGTGATTGGAGAGGCGGGCCTGCATGATCAGCTGAAGGATGCAGGCTATGTGATTACAGAAGAAGATCCGGCTTATGTCATTGTCGGGATTGATCGTGCTTTCACGTATGAAAAGCTGGCGATCGCTGCACGCGCTATCCGTGAAGGAGCAACTTTTATCGCTACAAATGCAGATGCAGCCCTGCCGACGGATGCCGGTTTGTTCCCTGGCAATGGTTCACTGGTGGCAGCCGTCTCTGTTGCCTCCGCGACCAAACCAATCGTGATTGGCAAACCAGAGTCCATTATCGTCCGTTACGCTCTGAATCAGCTTGGTACTGCTGCGGCTGACACGCTGATCGTCGGGGACAATTTATATACGGACATTGAGGCAGGTGCCAACAGTGGCTTGGACAGCTTGCTAGTTTTGACAGGCTATTCCACGCGCGAAGAAGCAGACCAGCATCATGCTGCTCCTACCCATATTGCGGAAGATTTGCCGGAATGGCAGCAGCGAATCTCACTATGATTCAACGCATTCTTCCTGCTGCTTCTGGCGGTGGGCAATGCGGCTGGAGGCGGCTGCTGCGACCGCACCAACAAGATCGTCCAAAAAAGTATGAACACCATTACGCTTGTCGTTGAGATCGGCGAGTTTGCCGTGCTTCAGCTTGTCTACATAACCGAAGTTGGTAAATCCGATGCTTCCATACAGGTTGACGATGGCAAGGGCGAGTACCTCGTCTATGCCGTATAGCGGCTCGTCTGTTTCAATAATCGCCTGGAGTGGGGGCAGCAGCTGCTTTTGTTCTGCGAGGATGTCGAGCTGAATCCCAGTCAGCAACGCGTTTTGGACCTCGCGTTTTTTCAAGACGGAGGCCACGCTGTCGAGACACAAGTCCAAGGTGATGTCCGGGATATATTTTGACTGCAGGAACATGACAATTTCAGCAATGTCGTTCATGCTGACTCCTCGTTTTTCCAACAGCTCAATAACGAAATCTAGACAACTCTCACTATTTAGTGGATGCTCACTCATGCTTGTCGCTCCTCCTTATCGGCATGAATGTATCTAGTATCTGCATACAGATAGGCACCTATCCCGATCTACCGACATACAATGCCAGAAGAGCAGTATGCAAGGAGGGTGAACAACTGTATGGAAGAAAAAGAGCTTCTTCAGGAGAAGTACGGTTTTGAACTCCAGGGATATCGTACGACGGGGGCAAGCAAGGTACTGGAAACGGATCGAGGCCTTTACTACATGTTCGAGGCGCCAGCCGGATATAAATACAAAAGCAAGTTTATTGAGAAAGTAAAACAGCATTTGAGTCAACAGCAAAACATTCGCTTGTTAAAGCTGGTGAACACAACAAGCGGGCAGGCTCACATCGTTGATGATGAGCAGCTTTACTATTTATACAGAGGCGTGCGAGAGGCGGTTCCTGAAAATCCCTATTATGCCGGTGGGCAGTCGCTCGCAAAGTTCCATCTGGCCACGAGTGATTTTTCATCTGACAAGATGTTTATCCCCTACAGTTCACTTGGCAACTGGCCGAGCACGTGGCACAAAAAGCTGCGGAATTTTTATGAGTACCGAGATGAGATGGATGAGGATCATGTCGAGCTCGCGCCAATGGATGAATATTTGTTGACCTGCTTCACGTACATTACTCAGCTCGGGGAATTGTCCGTTCAATATTTGGTGGATGCTGGATACGATAAAGTCGTGAAGGAAACAGCTAGTCTCGGGAAAGTAGCCTACCAAAATTTTGATCAAGGGTATATGCTATGGAAAGAGAAGGATGTACGTCTAATGGCAGGTGAATGGAACTGGGTTCTTGATATGCGTACTCGCGATGTGGGGCAGTGGATCAAAGCCGAGACAAAGCGAAACGGCTGGAATGAAGAGGCTGTGTCCAGCTTTCTCGACGGCTACAACAGCGTCTCTGCTTTGCTGCCAGCTGAATATGCCGTGATTTATTCGCTCATGCTCTACCCAGGCAGGTTTTTGAAGCTCGTGGAGACTTATATGGAGTTGCCGGTAGAAGAGCGCCAGGAAGTCAACATCCAAGCATGGCAAACGCAGTTGGAAGACGAGCTAACCAAAATGGAAGACGGACTTCGAAAGTACCCGCTATTCATTGCTGAGCGTTATGACGTATCCATTCCACAAATTGATTGGTTGTGGAGGAAAAAAGATGATCAAGCAACAAGTTTTCGTTACGAGGAAACTCAATCCTGAAGTAATCGCGATGCTTGAAAAAGTAGCCGAGGTCGAGCAATGGACAAAAAATGCGCCGATCCCGCGTGAACTGTTGCTGGAAAAGATTAAACATGTAGATGCCGTCTTGACCATGCTGACAGAACGAGTGGACGAAGAATTTTTGTCGAGTACAAAACGACTCCGAATTGTGGCGAACATGGCGGTCGGTTACGACAATATTGATTTGGAAGCGTGCAGACGACACGAGGTCATCGTAACCAACACGCCCGATGTGCTGACAGAGTCTACTGCCGATTTAGCTTTCGCTTTATTGATGGCGACAGGCCGCCGATTGACGGAAGCCAACCGATTTTTATTGCAGGGGGAATGGACATCGTGGAGTCCGACCCTCATGTCTGGACAAAATGTATATGGTTCAACTCTGGGGATCATTGGGATGGGGCGAATTGGGGAAGCCGTGGCGAGACGCGCCAAAGGCTTTGGCATGCGAATCTTGTATCACAACCGGAATCGCAAACCAGAGGCTGAGCAAGAGACAGGAGCGCGGTATGCAGACATGGCAGAGCTTCTGCAAGAGTCCGATTACGTCGTGCTGCTTACACCGCTGACAGAGGACACACGCATGTTGATGGGGGAAAAGCAGTTTTCGCTCATGAAAGAAACTGCTGTGTTTATCAATGTTTCTCGTGGTGGGACAGTCGATGAGTCCGCACTGTATCAGGCGCTGGTAGATAAAAAAATTTGGGCGGCAGGCCTGGATGTTTTTGCGGTCGAGCCTGTCCCGATGGATAACCCGCTCTTGCAACTGCCGAATGTAGTCGCATTGCCGCATATTGGTAGTGCAACTGTGCAAACGAGGGCGGAGATGGCGAGGCTGGCTGCTGCTAACATCGTAGCGGTGCTAAGTGGAAGGGGACCACTGACTGCCGTATGAACATGTTCTTTGTTTTGATTTCAGGACTCTTCGTGCTTCTCTTGATTGCAGCAGTAGCCGTTTCGTTTCACGTAACCTGGCGCTTGACGCATCCTGTACGAAAACCGATTCACATGGAACCCCGAGATTTTGGAATCGAACAGGTGGAGCCCGTTGTTTTTTCGAGCAGGGAAACGACGATTTCGTTGGCTGGATGGTACTTGTCGGCAGAAAAAAATGGGCGAGTTCCGAATGGAAGTACCCTGATCTTTGCTCACGGGTATAGTCAAAATAGATTAGAGCCACATCTGCCTGCCTTGTCATTGGCTGCAAGACTTGTCGAGGCTGGATTTGATGTGTTGATGTTTGACTTTCGCAATGCGGGAGAGTCAAGCAAAGCACTAACTACGATTGGTCTTCGCGAACAGCAAGATCTCCTTGGGGCCATCGATTTTGCAGCAGCGAGGAAGCCAGAGCACAGATTTGGTCTCGTCGGTTTTTCCATGGGGGCGGCAACCTCTTTGATGGTTGGCGGAGTGGATGAACGCATCACAGCGATTGTGGCAGATTCACCGTTCTATTCCTTGCGTGAATACCTGACTGAGAACTTGCCGCAGTGGACGGGCCTGCCCCGATTTCCATTTAACTGGCTCATTCTTACCTTGTGTCCTGTTTTCCTAGGGGCCAACCCGCGAGAGGTCAATCCGTATCAGGCAGTCCAGCAAGCGAATAAACCGATTCTTTTTATCCACGGGACAGGCGATACGACAATCCCCATGGTAAACAGCGAACGACTATTTGAGCTGACCCAAGACGAAGGTTCCGAGATTTGGATCGTACCGCGAGCGGGGCACGTACGCAGCTATTCGTTAGTTCCCGAGGAGTACGGGAAGCGTGTCATTGCCTTTTTTGAAAAAGGAAGGGGAAAGGGGAAATGAAAAAAGCAGCTACGCGGTTGCTGTAGCTGCTTTCATGTCGATGTGTGGATTAGAATACTTGTTGAACTTCTTTGATGCCTGGGATTTCTTCCACCAGTGCACGCTCGATTCCTGCTTTTAGGGTGATGGTAGAGGAAGGGCAGCTACCGCAAGCACCCATCAGGCGCAGCTTCACGATGCCATCTTCTACATCAACGAGTTGTACGTCTCCGCCGTCACGTTGCAGGTAAGGGCGCAGTTTATCGAGAACTTCTTGTACTTGATCCATGATATCCATGTTATACATTCACTCCTTTCCAACCTCTCCTTTATTATAATCATACCATGGTGAGAAATCCATGGCTTACATGCCCTGTTGACACTTTGAAGTTCAGCTGACACACCGAAGTTTAGTAGCATGGACTTTTTGTAATCTTCGCATGTTATAATGAAAAGGAAAGCAAGTACTTCAATATAAGGGGTCAGATCTTCGTGAACGTATTTCGCAATGTAAAGGAACTGATTGGTAATACGCCGATCGTCGAAATTACACAATTTGAGCTCCCCGAGGGTGTCCGCTTGTTCGCCAAACTGGAATATTTTAACCCGGGTGGCAGCGTAAAAGACAGACTGGGTATGGAGCTGATTCGTGCGGCAGAAGAGAACGGCCAGTTGGCCCCAGGTGGTACCATTATCGAACCGACAGCAGGAAATACAGGAATTGGTGTAGCACTGGCCGCTGTAGGAACCGGTTATAAAGTCATTTTCTGCGTACCAGCGAAGTTTTCCGAGGAAAAGCAAGAGCTGATGCGTGCCCTCGGAGCAGAAGTCGTCAATACTCCGACAGAGCTGGGGATTAAGGGTGCAATCGCCAAGGCAAAAGAACTCGCAGAATCCATTCCGGGCGCTTTTGTACCACAGCAATTTGCTAACCCGGCGAATCCAGACGCACACTACAAAACAACAGGTCCGGAAATTTGGAGTCAAATGGATGGCCAAGTACATGTATTTGTGGCAGGCGCGGGCTCTGGCGGTACTTTCATGGGTGCTGCTCGCTACTTGAAAGAACAAAACCCAAACGTAAAAACGGTCATTGTCGAGCCAGAAGGTTCTATCTTGAATGGGGGAGAATCCGGCCCGCATAAAACAGAAGGGATCGGCATGGAGTTTTTGCCTCCGTTCATGGATACGAGCTACTTTAACGCGATTCACACAATTCTCGATGTGGAAGCATTCGATCTGGTCAAGCAGTTGGCTGCCAAGGAAGGCTTGCTCGTAGGCAGCTCCTCAGGTGCAGCCATGGCAGCGGCGCTGCGCGAAGCAAGAGAAGCAGCTCCAGGGACTCATATCGTTACACTGTTTGCTGATGGCAGCGAACGTTATCTAAGCAAGAAAATTTACCAGGGGGGAATTTAAGATGCGTATCAAAACTCGTCTGATCCACGGCGGAATCGATGGAGATCCACATACAGGAGCCGTATCCGTTCCGATTTACCAGGTAAGTACTTATAAACAGGAAGCCATTGGCGTTCACAAGGGATTCGAATACTCCCGGACTGGGAACCCGACCCGTCACGCATTGGAAACATACATCGCAGAAATCGAAGGCGGCGCACGCGGCTTTGCATTTGGTTCTGGTATGGCGGCACTCTCTACCATCCTTTCCATGTTCAACAAAGGCGACCATCTCGTGGTAGGTGACGATGTATACGGTGGTACTTACCGTGTCGTTACACGTGTTTTCTCCCGTATGGGTCTGGAAGCAACTTATGTAGATACGAGTGATCTGGCAGCAGTAGAGGCGGCAATTCGCCCGGAAACCAAAGCAATCATTATGGAAACACCGACAAACCCGCTGCTGAAAGTA
The window above is part of the Brevibacillus antibioticus genome. Proteins encoded here:
- the glpX gene encoding class II fructose-bisphosphatase, whose protein sequence is MERELALEIVRVTEMAALASSHWMGRGKKNEADGAATSAMRAMFDTINMRGTVVIGEGELDEAPMLYIGEKLGNPEAGGPEVDVAVDPLEGTTIVAKGHNNAMSVIAIGDRGTLLHAPDMYMMKMAVGKRAAGQINLYDPVDKMIEVVAKANNKRVQDVTVIIQERDRHQAIIDAIREKGARVKLFGDGDVGAAIAACLPHTGIDLFLGIGGAPEGVISAAAIKCLGGDMQAQLKPQNDIERERCIRMGLVNPEQLLTLNDLVKGDDAIFAATGVSDGELLQGVRYLGDDMVETHSIVMRAQTKTIRFVRAVHNTEHKPNLLWK
- a CDS encoding alpha/beta hydrolase, which translates into the protein MNMFFVLISGLFVLLLIAAVAVSFHVTWRLTHPVRKPIHMEPRDFGIEQVEPVVFSSRETTISLAGWYLSAEKNGRVPNGSTLIFAHGYSQNRLEPHLPALSLAARLVEAGFDVLMFDFRNAGESSKALTTIGLREQQDLLGAIDFAAARKPEHRFGLVGFSMGAATSLMVGGVDERITAIVADSPFYSLREYLTENLPQWTGLPRFPFNWLILTLCPVFLGANPREVNPYQAVQQANKPILFIHGTGDTTIPMVNSERLFELTQDEGSEIWIVPRAGHVRSYSLVPEEYGKRVIAFFEKGRGKGK
- a CDS encoding phosphatidylglycerophosphatase A family protein, producing MSEHPLNSESCLDFVIELLEKRGVSMNDIAEIVMFLQSKYIPDITLDLCLDSVASVLKKREVQNALLTGIQLDILAEQKQLLPPLQAIIETDEPLYGIDEVLALAIVNLYGSIGFTNFGYVDKLKHGKLADLNDKRNGVHTFLDDLVGAVAAAASSRIAHRQKQQEECVES
- a CDS encoding DUF3055 domain-containing protein, which encodes MANDLFYLYDEAEDTRTRFVSFTGEATRFDLAITTTSRFYGKAIVINIQNGRSAIIGHDDLEEEGYLEFAFNLNESEAEELKAFLEAAI
- a CDS encoding 2-hydroxyacid dehydrogenase, which translates into the protein MIKQQVFVTRKLNPEVIAMLEKVAEVEQWTKNAPIPRELLLEKIKHVDAVLTMLTERVDEEFLSSTKRLRIVANMAVGYDNIDLEACRRHEVIVTNTPDVLTESTADLAFALLMATGRRLTEANRFLLQGEWTSWSPTLMSGQNVYGSTLGIIGMGRIGEAVARRAKGFGMRILYHNRNRKPEAEQETGARYADMAELLQESDYVVLLTPLTEDTRMLMGEKQFSLMKETAVFINVSRGGTVDESALYQALVDKKIWAAGLDVFAVEPVPMDNPLLQLPNVVALPHIGSATVQTRAEMARLAAANIVAVLSGRGPLTAV
- a CDS encoding DUF86 domain-containing protein; this encodes MYDVNTKRIDQVLEHMSRMLDLLDKLSERGAKAVLADEVAVAAMERALHLSIEGIVDVGNALIDGFIMRDPGSYSDIVEILRDERVITDEQALILTRVTDFRKHLVNDYTSVPVNEMYSLVEEATSTIRQFEPQVRAFLKKELF
- a CDS encoding TIGR01457 family HAD-type hydrolase, which codes for MKQYKGYLLDLDGTIYRGKEAIPGAAAFITHLKTHQIPYLFLTNNSSASAQHVAERLVAMGIEAQARDVYTTSMATTTYLREQAPAGTRVYVIGEAGLHDQLKDAGYVITEEDPAYVIVGIDRAFTYEKLAIAARAIREGATFIATNADAALPTDAGLFPGNGSLVAAVSVASATKPIVIGKPESIIVRYALNQLGTAAADTLIVGDNLYTDIEAGANSGLDSLLVLTGYSTREEADQHHAAPTHIAEDLPEWQQRISL
- a CDS encoding YutD family protein, whose translation is MDIVYMRKEEASLIRTQAGTYEVMEVNRDGWNLEAFKERYSDILDKYDYIVGDWGYGQLRLRGFYTDANRKVPFEQRIAALDEYLHEFCNFGCPYFVLRKVKASVGNSNDQSEQDEAGFDVIIDIRQDIPREEGGSSPFVERKERRRYHPRQNKQDRQNNAGADRNGAGRNERGEKPKFQKDRPDKNGKDANSRERRPNQMKPNRERDKVPTGPNTPKRDS
- a CDS encoding NifU family protein, with the protein product MDIMDQVQEVLDKLRPYLQRDGGDVQLVDVEDGIVKLRLMGACGSCPSSTITLKAGIERALVEEIPGIKEVQQVF
- a CDS encoding helix-turn-helix transcriptional regulator; this encodes MTNEGTSTRDQILHMLKVKGSLPVSDMAVELGITEMAVRRHLNTLERDNLIKSTLVRQAMGRPTNVYSLSQEADELFPRNYSHLTLDFLQDIKEIDGLSKIEMLFRRRENRLEETYRSYMQGDLENRVAKLAELQNDKGYMVEWEKDENGDGYRIQEFNCPISQVAREFNQACSCELSLFRRVLNANVEQTTCMAKGGDKCVFHIKEAK
- a CDS encoding YhcN/YlaJ family sporulation lipoprotein, giving the protein MLPLKKTWLYPAIAGIALLATGCYNNAAPNYTHPNKTMSYQSAPHVRNFDGMHVRNYDGMRSTNIDGYHHTRNYTGAGTTSFDGLHVRNYDGTRDGLHVRNGMGLTNNAGNNYGAYPNGTYPHVNNYNAYTSGMRPYNAFTDHKAGMGTAGVYNAPTGTGTHHSIYQQHGVNRGGAGVMQTGMPRMGYAQTDRQHMRTASVTNVYVDREALAKAVGNVTASCPGVQRSTVLVTDKEVFVGVHTQGADAHTAKKQARMNAESVSPRYYKVYVTDNPNDIQEIARVASRSSNVSTARTEDAKSIDTLVKRMGGTSHNVKTTTSR